The following coding sequences are from one Triticum aestivum cultivar Chinese Spring chromosome 5A, IWGSC CS RefSeq v2.1, whole genome shotgun sequence window:
- the LOC123103619 gene encoding ASC1-like protein 1 — MAALVELFTRSLSSSTPVDWEAEAYPAYGDYAVLPILVAFFPALRFLLDRFVFEILARRLIFGKGYDKLAETDERRKKINKFKESAWKFVYFLSAEVLSLSVTYNEPWFTNTRYFWVGPGEQLWPDQKMKLKLKAVYMYAAGFYTYSIFALLFWETRRKDFGVSMSHHVATVVLIVMSYICRLSRAGSVILAVHDASDIFLEIGKMAKYSSCEGLAVVAFLLFVASWILLRLIIFPFWILRSTSYEVAVILDKEKKEFYSSVYYYLFNSLLFSLLVLHIYWWVLIYRMLVKQIQSRGRVGDDVRSDSEGEEDHED, encoded by the exons ATGGCGGCGCTCGTGGAGCTCTTCACGAGATCCTTGTCGTCCTCGACGCCCGTGGACTGGGAGGCGGAGGCCTACCCGGCGTACGGCGACTACGCCGTTCTCCCCATCCTCGTCGCCTTCTTTCCCGCCCTGCGCTTCCTCCTCGACCGGTTCGTCTTTGAG ATATTAGCaagaagacttatatttggaaaagGATATGACAAGCTTGCTGAAACAGACGAAAGGAGAAAGAAAATCAATAAATTTAAGGAGTCGGCCTGGaaatttgtttattttctttcggCAGAGGTCCTTTCATTATCTGTAACATACAATGAGCCATGGTTTACAAACACCAGATACTTCTGGGTAGGGCCTGGTGAGCAGCTCTGGCCTGATCAAAAGATGAA ACTGAAGCTTAAGGCTGTATACATGTATGCTGCTGGATTTTACACATATTCCATCTTTGCCCTTCTGTTCTGGGAAACAAGACGCAAGGATTTTGGAGTCTCGATGTCTCACCATGTGGCGACTGTTGTTCTGATTGTTATGTCCTACATTTGCAG ATTATCTCGTGCTGGCTCGGTCATTTTAGCCGTCCATGATGCGAGTGATATATTCCTAGAGATCGGAAAGATGGCCAAGTATAGTAGCTGTGAGGGGCTAGCTGTTGTAGCATTTCTACTTTTTGTGGCTTCTTGGATCCTTCTTCGGCTAATAATTTTCCCTTTCTGGATCCTGAGAAGCACAAG CTATGAAGTAGCTGTGATCCTTGACAAGGAGAAAAAAGAATTTTACAGCTCCGTATACTACTATCTTTTCAACAGTCTCCTGTTCTCACTTCTAGTCCTTCACATATATTGGTGGGTACTGATTTACCGAATGCTAGTCAAACAAATCCAATCCAGAGGACGTGTTGGTGACGATGTTCGATCCG ATTCTGAGGGTGAAGAAGACCACGAAGATTAA